The following is a genomic window from Pectobacterium carotovorum.
AGCAGAAAAGTACTGCACGCCTAACGTTATCGATGTGAAAACGCGTGTAGACGGCCTGCGCGGCATTAAACCGATGCGTGAATGGCAATTATCTGATGACGCGGCATTTGTACATTACTGCCCGAATGAAACCATTGACGGTATTGCGATTGAAGAAGAGCCGGATTTTGGCGACAAAATTGTGGTCGCCGACTATTCTTCCAGCATCCTGTCTCGCCGTATTGACGTCAGCCGCTATGGCGTGATCTACGCCGGTGCGCAGAAAAATATCGGCCCTGCGGGTCTGACGCTGGTTATTGTGCGTGACGATTTGCTGGGTAAAGCGCGCCGTGAGCTGCCATCGATTCTGGATTATCAGATCCTAGCGGACAATGACTCCATGTTCAACACGCCGCCGACCTTTGCCTGGTATCTGTCCGGTATGGTCTTCAAATGGCTGAAAGAGCACGGCGGTCTGGCTGAAATGGAAAAACGCAACCAGGAGAAAGCCGACCTGCTGTATAGCGCGATTGACGGTAATGATTTCTATCGTAATGACGTCGCGGTAGCGAACCGTTCTCGTATGAACGTACCGTTCCTGCTGGCGGATGCTGCGCTGGATAAAGTCTTCCTGGAAGAATCCGTTGCCGCGGGCTTGCATGCGCTGAAAGGCCACCGTGTAGTGGGCGGCATGCGTGCGTCGATCTACAACGCCATGCCGTTGGAAGGCGTGAAAGCGCTGACGGAATTCATGGCTGACTTCGCTCGTCGCCACGGTTGATTAAGACCGCCCCTCGATACATTTTGATCAGCCCCGGACTTTCCGGGGTTTTTATGTCCACGTTGAAAGAATAGGCTTTACATGCAGGAATCCCTGACCCTACAACCCATCAAGCTGATTAGCGGTACCCTTAACCTTCCAGGATCAAAAAGCGTCTCTAACCGCGCGCTGTTGCTGGCCGCCTTGTCCGAAGGAAAGACCCGGCTGACTAACCTGTTAGACAGTGATGATGTCCGCCATATGCTGACTGCGTTAACGGCGCTGGGCGTGGAATATCATCTGTCCTCCGATCGGACCGTGTGTGAGATTACCGGTCTGGGGGGCGCGTTTACGGCATCGCAACCGCTGGAGCTGTTTTTAGGGAACGCGGGTACAGCAATGCGCCCACTGGCTGCCGCTCTGTGCCTGACGGATGGCGACATTGTGCTGACGGGTGAGCCCCGTATGAAAGAACGGCCAATCGGGCATCTGGTCGACGCACTGCGTCAGGGCGGGGCGAAAATTGATTATCTGGAGCAGGAAAACTATCCGCCGCTGCGTCTGCACGGTGGTTTTCAGGGCGGCGAAATCAGTGTCGATGGCAGCGTATCCAGCCAGTTCCTGACGGCGCTGTTGATGACCGCGCCTCTGGCCGCGCAGGATACGCAAATCAGCATTCAGGGCGATCTGGTTTCTAAACCGTATATCGATATCACGCTGCATATGATGAAAGCGTTTGGTATTGAAGTGCGTAATGAGAACTATCAACGCTTTTTTGTTGCGGGACGCCAGCAGTATCGCTCACCGGGTGACTATCTGGTGGAAGGCGATGCGTCATCAGCGTCTTATTTCCTGGCGGCCGCGGCGATTAAAGGCGGCGTGGTGCGCGTGACCGGTGTTGGCCGTAATAGCGTGCAGGGCGATATTCGCTTCGCTGATGTTCTGGAAAAAATGGGGGCGATCGTGCGCTGGGGTGAGGATTATATTGAATGCGAACGCGGTGAACTGCATGCGATCGACATGGATATGAACCACATTCCTGATGCCGCGATGACTATCGCGACGGCGGCGCTTTTCGCACAGGGCGGTACTACTACGCTGCGTAATATCTATAACTGGCGCGTGAAAGAGACCGATCGTCTGGCCGCCATGGCGATTGAGCTGCGTAAAGTTGGCGCGGAAGTGGAAGAGGGTAACGACTACATTCGCATTACGCCGCCAACCAAGCTGAAAGTGGCAGAAATCGGGACGTACAACGATCACCGTATGGCGATGTGTTTCTCGCTGGTGGCGCTGTCGGATACGCCGGTCACGATTCTTGATCCAAAATGTACCGCTAAAACCTTCCCCGACTACTTCGAACAGCTGGCGCGCCTCAGCGAACTGGCTTAATTCTTCTCTAAGGCACGGTCTCCGTGCCTTTTTTCTGGCTCTGCTTCTCTCAAACGGCGCTCTGTTTTTCTTCCTGAATTGCGCGCTGCATTCAGAGAATGCCTTATTTTTCCCACCATTCCGGCATTTGGGTAACCTTTCTTTGCATTGATGCGTATAATGAGGCTCCGTGATGCCATAAAACGGCATAAGCGGAACTTCCCAGTATTAAAGGAGAGAGAAATGACGGTGATGGCACCGGT
Proteins encoded in this region:
- the serC gene encoding 3-phosphoserine/phosphohydroxythreonine transaminase, translated to MTQIFNFSAGPAMLPVEVLRRAEQELCNWNGLGTSVMEISHRSKEFMQVAAESEQDLRDLLKIPSNYKVLFCHGGARAQFAAVPLNLLGERTTADYIDGGYWAHSAINEAEKYCTPNVIDVKTRVDGLRGIKPMREWQLSDDAAFVHYCPNETIDGIAIEEEPDFGDKIVVADYSSSILSRRIDVSRYGVIYAGAQKNIGPAGLTLVIVRDDLLGKARRELPSILDYQILADNDSMFNTPPTFAWYLSGMVFKWLKEHGGLAEMEKRNQEKADLLYSAIDGNDFYRNDVAVANRSRMNVPFLLADAALDKVFLEESVAAGLHALKGHRVVGGMRASIYNAMPLEGVKALTEFMADFARRHG
- the aroA gene encoding 3-phosphoshikimate 1-carboxyvinyltransferase; its protein translation is MQESLTLQPIKLISGTLNLPGSKSVSNRALLLAALSEGKTRLTNLLDSDDVRHMLTALTALGVEYHLSSDRTVCEITGLGGAFTASQPLELFLGNAGTAMRPLAAALCLTDGDIVLTGEPRMKERPIGHLVDALRQGGAKIDYLEQENYPPLRLHGGFQGGEISVDGSVSSQFLTALLMTAPLAAQDTQISIQGDLVSKPYIDITLHMMKAFGIEVRNENYQRFFVAGRQQYRSPGDYLVEGDASSASYFLAAAAIKGGVVRVTGVGRNSVQGDIRFADVLEKMGAIVRWGEDYIECERGELHAIDMDMNHIPDAAMTIATAALFAQGGTTTLRNIYNWRVKETDRLAAMAIELRKVGAEVEEGNDYIRITPPTKLKVAEIGTYNDHRMAMCFSLVALSDTPVTILDPKCTAKTFPDYFEQLARLSELA